One region of Candidatus Electrothrix rattekaaiensis genomic DNA includes:
- a CDS encoding KH domain-containing protein yields MKELISFIATRLVDEPEEVQTEQNEEDGTVTVELRVAKDDLGKVIGKQGRTARAMRTVLAAMAAKDEKRSRLEIVE; encoded by the coding sequence ATGAAAGAGCTTATCTCTTTTATTGCGACCCGCCTTGTTGATGAACCAGAAGAGGTGCAAACCGAACAAAATGAAGAAGACGGGACAGTTACCGTTGAACTTCGGGTTGCCAAGGATGACCTCGGAAAGGTGATCGGAAAGCAGGGACGTACGGCCCGGGCTATGCGAACCGTTCTTGCCGCAATGGCGGCAAAAGACGAAAAACGCTCTCGGCTTGAGATCGTCGAGTAA
- the rpsP gene encoding 30S ribosomal protein S16: protein MPVRIRLTRKGRKKQPFYRIIVADSQAPRDGKFLDIVGTYDPMQDPAVIKLDTEKLQEWMGKGATPTGTVKNLIDKYAAPVIEAA from the coding sequence ATGCCAGTACGAATTCGTTTAACCAGAAAAGGACGCAAAAAACAACCGTTTTACCGTATAATCGTTGCCGATTCACAGGCACCGCGTGATGGAAAATTTCTGGATATTGTCGGAACCTATGACCCTATGCAAGATCCCGCCGTTATCAAACTGGATACGGAAAAACTTCAAGAATGGATGGGGAAAGGGGCCACACCTACTGGAACCGTCAAAAACCTGATAGATAAGTACGCCGCTCCTGTTATTGAAGCTGCGTAA